A section of the Passer domesticus isolate bPasDom1 chromosome 33, bPasDom1.hap1, whole genome shotgun sequence genome encodes:
- the LOC135288467 gene encoding TOG array regulator of axonemal microtubules protein 2-like, protein MAGCLARAAAPMADPLLAVTSQTATGAQRREEPLRGHGQKDRASPDPQHSLLEALSFLSSDDWELKEKGLYNIKHLAGSHSEVLLCRLHDVCLAVTSEVANLRSKVSYSAIVTLGELFVTLKKNMDSEVDEVARVLLQMVSNSPEFVQKAASQTLGIMVENVTPARAMTALMDMGVKSCHAQVRKCGAELLLSLMERIGVTKLAGTARAERLAHVAGKLAQDCHQDTR, encoded by the exons atggcggggtgccttgcccgggccgcagcgcccatggccgaccctctccttgcagtgaccTCGCAGACGGCCACTGGTGCCCAGCGCCGAGAGGAGCCGCTCCGTGGGCAtgggcagaaggacagagcctctccagacccacagcactccttgctggaggcactctccttcctcagcagcgatgactg ggagctgaaggagaagggactCTACAACATCAAACACCTGGCTGGGTCCCATTCAGAGGTCCTGCTGTGTAGACTTCATGACGTTTGCTTGGCAGTTACCAGCGAG GTGGCCAACCTCCGTTCCAAGGTGTCCTACTCTGCAAttgtcactctgggagagctcTTTGTGACCTTGAAGAAGAACATGGACTCTGAGGTGGATGAGGTTGCTCGGGTCCTTCTGCAGATGGTGTCCAACTCCCCAGAATTTGTTCAGAAAGCAGCCAGTCAGACCCTGGGGATCATGGTGGAGAATGTGACTCCTGCACGAGCAATGACTGCTCTCATGGACATGGGAGTCAA gagctgccacgCCCAGGTGCGGAAGTGTGGGGCCgagctcctcctgtccctgatggAGAGAATTGGAGTCACaaagctggcaggcacagccagggctgagaggctggcacacGTGGCAGGGAAGCTTGCTCAGGACTGTCACCAGGACACAAGGTAA